A single genomic interval of Dromiciops gliroides isolate mDroGli1 chromosome 1, mDroGli1.pri, whole genome shotgun sequence harbors:
- the LOC122730684 gene encoding eukaryotic translation initiation factor 3 subunit C isoform X2 → MSRFFTTGSDSESESSLSGEELAPKPVGGNYGKQPLLLSEDEEDTKRVVRSAKDKRFEELTNLIRTIRNAMKIRDVTKCLEEFELLGKAFGKAKSIVDKEGVPRFYIRILADLEDYLNELWEDKEGKKKMNKNNAKALSTLRQKIRKYNRDYEAQITSYKQNPEQSADEDAEKNEEDSEGSSSSDEDEDGLSATSFLKKKSEAPSGESRKFLKKMEDEDEDSEDSDDDEDWGSDSTSSDSDSEEDDGKYTLLASKFLKKESTTDKKAAEKKREDKAKKKHDRKSKRLDEEEEDNEGGEWERVRGGAPLVKPKMFAKGTEITHAIVVKKLNEILQARGKKGTDRAAQIELLQLLVQIAAENNLGEGVIVKIKFNIIASLYDYNPNLATYMKPEMWQKCLDCINELMDILFANPNIFVGENILEESENLSNFEQPLRVRGCILTLVERMDEEFTKIMQNTDPHSQEYVEHLKDEARVCAIIERVQRYLQEKGTTEEICRIYLRRVLHTYYKFDYKAHQRQLAPPEGSSKSEQDQAENEGEDSAVLMERLCKYIYAKDRTDRIRTCAILCHIYHHALHSRWYQARDLMLMSHLQDNIQHADPPVQILYNRTMVQLGICAFRQGLTKDAHNALLDIQSSGRAKELLGQGLLLRSLQERNQEQEKVERRRQVPFHLHINLELLECVYLVSAMLLEIPYMAAHESDARRRMISKQFHHQLRVGERQPLLGPPESMREHVVAASKAMKMGDWKTCHSFIINEKMNGKVWDLFPEANKVRTMLVRKIQEESLRTYLFTYSSVYDSISMETLSDMFQLDLPTVHSIISKMIISEELMASLDQPTQTVVMHRTEPTAQQNLALQLAEKLGSLVENNERVFDHKQGTYGGYFRDQKDGYRKNEGGYMRRGGYRQQQSQTSY, encoded by the exons ATGTCGCGGTTTTTCACCACCGGCTCGGACAGCGAGTCCGAGTCCTCCCTGTCCGGGGAGGAGTTGGCGCCCAAGCCCGTGGGGGGCAACTACGGCAAACA GCCATTGCTACTGAGTGAAGATGAGGAGGATACTAAGCGGGTTGTTCGAAGTGCCAAGGACAAAAG GTTTGAGGAGCTGACCAACCTTATCCGGACCATCCGGAATGCCATGAAAATCCGGGATGTCACTAAATGTCTTGAGGAATTTGAGCTCCTAGGAAAGGCATTTGGAAAAGCCAAGAGCATTGTGGACAAAGAGGGTGTCCCCCGATTCTACATTCGTATCCTGGCTGATCTGGAGGACTATCTCAATGAG CTGTgggaggacaaggaaggaaagaagaagatgaACAAGAACAATGCAAAAGCTCTGAGCACGTTGCGTCAGAAGATCCGCAAATATAATCGGGATTATGAAGCTCAGATCACCAGTTATAAGCAG AACCCTGAGCAGTCTGCAGATGAGGATGCTGAGAAAAATGAGGAGGACTCGGAAG GTTCTTCCTCTtcagatgaggatgaggatggccTTAGTGCCACAAGTTTCCTGAAGAAGAAGTCTGAGGCACCATCTGGGGAAAGTCGCAAGTTCCTCAAGAAGATGGAG gatgaagatgaggactCTGAGGATTCAGATGATGATGAAGACTGGGGTTCAGATTCCACTTCCTCAGACTCTGATTCGGAGGAAGATGATGGGAAATATACCTTGTTGGCTTCCAAATTCCTTAAAAA AGAAAGTACCACAGACAAAAAGGCTGCAGAGAAGAAGCGAGAGGACAAAGCCAAGAAAAAGCATGACCGGAAATCCAAGCGCctagatgaggaggaggaggataatgaAGGCGGGGAGTGGGAGAGGGTTCGAGGAGGGGCACCACTTGTCAAG CCTAAAATGTTTGCCAAGGGAACAGAGATTACCCATGCAATTGTAGTCAAGAAGCTGAATGAGATCCTGCAAGCTCGTGGCAAGAAAGGAACTGATCG TGCAGCCCAAATTGAGCTGCTGCAATTGCTGGTTCAGATCGCAGCAGAAAATAATCTAGGTGAAGGAGTGATTGTTAAGATCAAATTCAACATCATTGCTTCCCTCTATGACTACAACCCCAACCTGGCCACATATATGAAG CCAGAGATGTGGCAGAAGTGCTTAGACTGCATCAATGAATTGATGGACATCTTGTTTGCAAACCCCAACATCTTTGTTGGAGAGAACATCTTGGAAGAGAGCGAGAACCTATCCAACTTTGAGCAG CCACTTCGCGTACGTGGTTGTATCCTGACTCTAGTGGAAAGGATGGATGAAGAGTTTACCAAGATCATGCAGAACACAGATCCTCATTCCCAAG AATATGTGGAGCATCTCAAGGATGAGGCTCGTGTCTGTGCCATCATTGAGCGTGTTCAGCGCTACCTTCAGGAAAAAGGAACAACTGAGGAGATCTGCCGCATCTACCTTCGCCGTGTGCTCCATACCTACTACAAGTTTGACTATAAGGCCCATCAGCGGCAGCTTGCACCCCCTGAAGGGTCCTCAAAG TCAGAACAAGATCAGGCTGAAAATGAGGGGGAGGATTCAGCTGTGTTAATGGAGAGGCTGTGCAAGTACATATATGCCAAGGATCGGACAGACAGAATTCGGACATGTGCAATTCTCTGCCACATCTACCATCATGCTCTTCACTCTCGCTGGTACCAGGCTCGGGACCTCATGCTCATGAGCCACCTACAGGACAACATTCAGCATGCAGACCCTCCTGTGCAG ATCCTTTATAACCGTACCATGGTGCAGTTGGGCATCTGTGCTTTCCGCCAGGGCCTAACCAAGGATGCGCACAATGCCCTGCTGGACATTCAGTCCAGCGGCCGTGCTAAGGAGCTGCTGGGCCAGGGTCTACTGCTCAGGAGCCTGCAGGAGCGAAACCAGGAGCAGGAGAAGGTGGAGCGGCGGCGCCAGGTGCCCTTCCACTTACATATCAACCTGGAGCTGCTTGAATGTGTCTATTTGGTGTCTGCCATGCTTTTGGAGATCCCATACATGGCAGCCCATGAAAGTGATGCTCGGAGGCGCATGATCAGCAAACAGTTCCATCACCAGCTACGGGTGGGCGAGCGACAGCCCTTGCTTG GCCCTCCTGAGTCAATGAGGGAACATGTAGTAGCAGCTTCCAAAGCCATGAAGATGGGTGACTGGAAGACTTGCCACAGCTTTATTATTAATGAGAAGATGAATGGAAAAGTCTGGGATTTGTTCCCTGAGGCCAACAAAGTCCGGACCATGCTGGTTAG AAAGATCCAGGAAGAGTCATTGCGTACCTATCTCTTCACCTATAGCAGTGTCTACGACTCTATTAG cATGGAGACATTGTCTGATATGTTCCAGCTGGACCTGCCCACTGTTCATTCCATAATCAGCAAAATGATCATTAGTGAGGAGCTTATg GCCTCTCTGGACCAGCCAACACAGACAGTGGTGATGCACCGCACTGAGCCCACTGCCCAGCAGAACCTGGCACTGCAACTGGCAGAAAAGCTGGGTAGCTTGGTGGAAAACAATGAGCGTGTCTTTGACCACAAGCAGGGCACCTATGGAGGTTATTTTAGAG ATCAGAAAGATGGCTACCGAAAAAATGAAGGAGGCTACATGCGGCGGGGAGGCTACCGCCAACAGCAGTCACAGACTTCCTACTGA
- the LOC122730684 gene encoding eukaryotic translation initiation factor 3 subunit C isoform X1 encodes MSRFFTTGSDSESESSLSGEELAPKPVGGNYGKQPLLLSEDEEDTKRVVRSAKDKRFEELTNLIRTIRNAMKIRDVTKCLEEFELLGKAFGKAKSIVDKEGVPRFYIRILADLEDYLNELWEDKEGKKKMNKNNAKALSTLRQKIRKYNRDYEAQITSYKQNPEQSADEDAEKNEEDSEGSSSSDEDEDGLSATSFLKKKSEAPSGESRKFLKKMEDEDEDSEDSDDDEDWGSDSTSSDSDSEEDDGKYTLLASKFLKKESTTDKKAAEKKREDKAKKKHDRKSKRLDEEEEDNEGGEWERVRGGAPLVKEKPKMFAKGTEITHAIVVKKLNEILQARGKKGTDRAAQIELLQLLVQIAAENNLGEGVIVKIKFNIIASLYDYNPNLATYMKPEMWQKCLDCINELMDILFANPNIFVGENILEESENLSNFEQPLRVRGCILTLVERMDEEFTKIMQNTDPHSQEYVEHLKDEARVCAIIERVQRYLQEKGTTEEICRIYLRRVLHTYYKFDYKAHQRQLAPPEGSSKSEQDQAENEGEDSAVLMERLCKYIYAKDRTDRIRTCAILCHIYHHALHSRWYQARDLMLMSHLQDNIQHADPPVQILYNRTMVQLGICAFRQGLTKDAHNALLDIQSSGRAKELLGQGLLLRSLQERNQEQEKVERRRQVPFHLHINLELLECVYLVSAMLLEIPYMAAHESDARRRMISKQFHHQLRVGERQPLLGPPESMREHVVAASKAMKMGDWKTCHSFIINEKMNGKVWDLFPEANKVRTMLVRKIQEESLRTYLFTYSSVYDSISMETLSDMFQLDLPTVHSIISKMIISEELMASLDQPTQTVVMHRTEPTAQQNLALQLAEKLGSLVENNERVFDHKQGTYGGYFRDQKDGYRKNEGGYMRRGGYRQQQSQTSY; translated from the exons ATGTCGCGGTTTTTCACCACCGGCTCGGACAGCGAGTCCGAGTCCTCCCTGTCCGGGGAGGAGTTGGCGCCCAAGCCCGTGGGGGGCAACTACGGCAAACA GCCATTGCTACTGAGTGAAGATGAGGAGGATACTAAGCGGGTTGTTCGAAGTGCCAAGGACAAAAG GTTTGAGGAGCTGACCAACCTTATCCGGACCATCCGGAATGCCATGAAAATCCGGGATGTCACTAAATGTCTTGAGGAATTTGAGCTCCTAGGAAAGGCATTTGGAAAAGCCAAGAGCATTGTGGACAAAGAGGGTGTCCCCCGATTCTACATTCGTATCCTGGCTGATCTGGAGGACTATCTCAATGAG CTGTgggaggacaaggaaggaaagaagaagatgaACAAGAACAATGCAAAAGCTCTGAGCACGTTGCGTCAGAAGATCCGCAAATATAATCGGGATTATGAAGCTCAGATCACCAGTTATAAGCAG AACCCTGAGCAGTCTGCAGATGAGGATGCTGAGAAAAATGAGGAGGACTCGGAAG GTTCTTCCTCTtcagatgaggatgaggatggccTTAGTGCCACAAGTTTCCTGAAGAAGAAGTCTGAGGCACCATCTGGGGAAAGTCGCAAGTTCCTCAAGAAGATGGAG gatgaagatgaggactCTGAGGATTCAGATGATGATGAAGACTGGGGTTCAGATTCCACTTCCTCAGACTCTGATTCGGAGGAAGATGATGGGAAATATACCTTGTTGGCTTCCAAATTCCTTAAAAA AGAAAGTACCACAGACAAAAAGGCTGCAGAGAAGAAGCGAGAGGACAAAGCCAAGAAAAAGCATGACCGGAAATCCAAGCGCctagatgaggaggaggaggataatgaAGGCGGGGAGTGGGAGAGGGTTCGAGGAGGGGCACCACTTGTCAAG GAAAAGCCTAAAATGTTTGCCAAGGGAACAGAGATTACCCATGCAATTGTAGTCAAGAAGCTGAATGAGATCCTGCAAGCTCGTGGCAAGAAAGGAACTGATCG TGCAGCCCAAATTGAGCTGCTGCAATTGCTGGTTCAGATCGCAGCAGAAAATAATCTAGGTGAAGGAGTGATTGTTAAGATCAAATTCAACATCATTGCTTCCCTCTATGACTACAACCCCAACCTGGCCACATATATGAAG CCAGAGATGTGGCAGAAGTGCTTAGACTGCATCAATGAATTGATGGACATCTTGTTTGCAAACCCCAACATCTTTGTTGGAGAGAACATCTTGGAAGAGAGCGAGAACCTATCCAACTTTGAGCAG CCACTTCGCGTACGTGGTTGTATCCTGACTCTAGTGGAAAGGATGGATGAAGAGTTTACCAAGATCATGCAGAACACAGATCCTCATTCCCAAG AATATGTGGAGCATCTCAAGGATGAGGCTCGTGTCTGTGCCATCATTGAGCGTGTTCAGCGCTACCTTCAGGAAAAAGGAACAACTGAGGAGATCTGCCGCATCTACCTTCGCCGTGTGCTCCATACCTACTACAAGTTTGACTATAAGGCCCATCAGCGGCAGCTTGCACCCCCTGAAGGGTCCTCAAAG TCAGAACAAGATCAGGCTGAAAATGAGGGGGAGGATTCAGCTGTGTTAATGGAGAGGCTGTGCAAGTACATATATGCCAAGGATCGGACAGACAGAATTCGGACATGTGCAATTCTCTGCCACATCTACCATCATGCTCTTCACTCTCGCTGGTACCAGGCTCGGGACCTCATGCTCATGAGCCACCTACAGGACAACATTCAGCATGCAGACCCTCCTGTGCAG ATCCTTTATAACCGTACCATGGTGCAGTTGGGCATCTGTGCTTTCCGCCAGGGCCTAACCAAGGATGCGCACAATGCCCTGCTGGACATTCAGTCCAGCGGCCGTGCTAAGGAGCTGCTGGGCCAGGGTCTACTGCTCAGGAGCCTGCAGGAGCGAAACCAGGAGCAGGAGAAGGTGGAGCGGCGGCGCCAGGTGCCCTTCCACTTACATATCAACCTGGAGCTGCTTGAATGTGTCTATTTGGTGTCTGCCATGCTTTTGGAGATCCCATACATGGCAGCCCATGAAAGTGATGCTCGGAGGCGCATGATCAGCAAACAGTTCCATCACCAGCTACGGGTGGGCGAGCGACAGCCCTTGCTTG GCCCTCCTGAGTCAATGAGGGAACATGTAGTAGCAGCTTCCAAAGCCATGAAGATGGGTGACTGGAAGACTTGCCACAGCTTTATTATTAATGAGAAGATGAATGGAAAAGTCTGGGATTTGTTCCCTGAGGCCAACAAAGTCCGGACCATGCTGGTTAG AAAGATCCAGGAAGAGTCATTGCGTACCTATCTCTTCACCTATAGCAGTGTCTACGACTCTATTAG cATGGAGACATTGTCTGATATGTTCCAGCTGGACCTGCCCACTGTTCATTCCATAATCAGCAAAATGATCATTAGTGAGGAGCTTATg GCCTCTCTGGACCAGCCAACACAGACAGTGGTGATGCACCGCACTGAGCCCACTGCCCAGCAGAACCTGGCACTGCAACTGGCAGAAAAGCTGGGTAGCTTGGTGGAAAACAATGAGCGTGTCTTTGACCACAAGCAGGGCACCTATGGAGGTTATTTTAGAG ATCAGAAAGATGGCTACCGAAAAAATGAAGGAGGCTACATGCGGCGGGGAGGCTACCGCCAACAGCAGTCACAGACTTCCTACTGA